The genomic window AAAATTCGCCATGCCTATTTATTTGATCATCAAGCTGCATACCCTGATTTAATCCCCCAACTAAGCATCATTGAAAATACAATTTCCAGTCATGCAAAAGTCCCTTCCAGCGTTTTTTATGTGGCATTAATGCACCTCGCTTTAGCTGAAGCGGCTTCCGAAGATTCTGAGCGTCAACACCATTTACAAGCACTCGTCCCCCTAGAAGAACGCTTGAATCTGTGGGCAAAAGCTTGTCCTGAAAATCTTCTGCACAAGTGTCTACTCATCCAAGCAGAAAAAGCCAGGTTAAACAAACAAAAAACCGCAGCTATTGAGCTTTATGATCAAGCAATTACTCAAGCTCAAGCAAATGAGTATGGCTACGAAGAAGGGTTAGCCAATGAACTGGCGGCTAAATTCTACCTTGACTGGGGCAAAGAAAAAGTTGCCGCAGGTTATATGCAGGAAGCATACTATTGCTATGCTCGTTGGGGTGCAAAAGCCAAAAACGATGATTTAGAACAACGTTATCCTCAACTGCTGCAACCCATCCTGCAACAACAAAAAGTTGGTTTCAATTCCCTAGAAACCATAGCTACTCTTGTCAGTACCTCAATTTCCTCATCTACTTCCACTTTTAGAACTAGTATTTCAGATGTACTAGATTTGACTTCATTCCTCAAAGCAGCTCAAGCGATTTCCAGTTCTCTCGAATTAGAGGCACTTATCGCCCACCTGACTCGTATTATCTTAGAAAACTCTGGCGCGGAAAAATCTGTAGTCATTCTTCCCCAAGATTATGAATGGCAAGTTCGCGCAATTACCGTTATCAATCACCAGTCAAATTCCCAAAGGGATGTGAAAACCATTCTTGATTCACAACTACTAGATACTTGTGAGGATATCCCTAAAAAAATCATCAATTACGTTAAGAATACCCGAAAAACTGTAATTATAGACAATTGCCAAACAGATATTCCCGGTGTAATTGGGGAATATATGCTGCAATATCAACCCCAAAGTGTATTATGTACACCGATTATTAACCAAGGGCATTTGTTAGGGATTATCTATTTAGAAAACAAATTAACAAGCGGGGTGTTTACTAACGAGAGACTACAAGTAATTAATTTACTGTCTTCCCAAGCTGCAATATCTCTAGAAAATTCTCAGCTTTACCAACAAGCGCAACAAGCATTACAAGATTTACAAGCAGCACAATTACAAATTGTGCAAAGTGAAAAAATGTCTGCACTGGGTAACTTAGTTGCTGGGGTAGCTCATGAAATGAATAATCCTTTGGGATTTATTTCTGCTACTCTCCAACAAGCTAAACCCAGCTTGGATGATATTTTTGAACATTTAAAACTATATCAAGAAAGCTTTCCTCATCCAGTTGCAACAATTATTAACCATGCCAAGGAAATTGACTTGGATTATAGCTTAGAAGACCTACCCAAGATGATTAACTCAATGACAATGGCGTGCGATCGCCTCTGCAACATCAGCACTAGTTTAAGAACTTTCTCCCGTATGGATAAAGATTACAAAGTGCCTTTTAATGTTCATGAAGGTATTGATAGCACAATTTTAATTCTCAAGCATCGCCTGAAAGCCAACGAACAACGTCCAGCCATTGAAGTAACTACAAACTATGGTGATTTATCTCTAGTGGAATGCTTCCCAGGCCAATTAAATCAGGTATTTATGAATATTCTGGCAAATGCCATTGATGCTTTAGAAGAAACAAATATTGGGCGGAGTTTTAGCGACATTCAAGCAAATCCCAACTGTATTAAAATTACAACATCAATGGAAAATCATCAAGCCAAGATTCAGATTGCTGATAATGGTAATGGGATGAGTGAAGCAATCAAACAAAATATTTTCGATCATTTATTTACTACTAAAGCTGTAGGTAAAGGGACAGGTTTAGGACTAGCGATCGCGCGTCAAATTGTTGAACAAACCCACGGTGGTAAATTGAATTGCAATTCTATGCTGGGTGAGGGTACAGAATTTGTAATTGAGATTCCAATCTATTAAAGTGGCTTTTGAGTAGGTACACCCAAAGCACGAGTAAAGTATGATGGCCTCTGACGAACCAGAGGTCATTGCCTAATCAAGCATCTTTTTTGCCCATGTTTGGGTGCGGTTTTTAGTTTTCATGCTCTTTTTGATGATTATTTGTGGGTTGATCAGTTTCTATGAGTTGTGAAATAAAGACATCTGGTTTTCTACTCACAACAGATATAACTCTATCCATCGCAATTACTTCACTGATTTTTACAACCATTTCCCACAGAGTATCTTCCTCTGTTTCTTTGTTATGAGTCCTATGTTGAAACCACAATAAATCATCCGAAACCCGAATGATTTTTGCAAAATACCATTTATCTCGTATCAGTATCCAAATTTCTTGATCTAAGTATGATTCTAGAATAGACTTCACAATATTTCAAATAATAAAAAATGATGTGCTAAATACTATTTGAGTATTCCATCCTAAAGCAACAGTAAACATACGATATATTAAAAATATTTTGATATATTTTATACTATGCTTATTAATTCAATATCACAAAAACAAAAAGCGTCCCCAGTGAAGAGGACGCTTTTTGTTTAATTAGCTAAAGCTTGAAGATTAACCGTTGATAGCAGGTGCGCTGATAGCAACAGGAGCAACTTCACCAGCAGCCAAGTCTAGGGGGAAGTTGTGAGCGTTACGCTCGTGCATTACTTCCATACCCAGGTTAGCGCGGTTGATTACATCAGCCCAGGTAGCGATAACGCGACCTTGGGAGTCGATGATGGATTGGTTGAAGTTGAAACCGTTCAAGTTGAACGCCATTGTGCTGATACCCAAGGCGGTGAACCAGATGCCTACTACTGGCCATGCAGCCAAGAAGAAGTGCAAGGAACGGCTGTTGTTGAATGAAGCGTATTGGAAAATCAAGCGACCGAAGTAACCGTGTGCTGCAACAATGTTGTAGGTTTCTTCTTCTTGTCCGAATTTGTAACCGTAGTTTTGTGATTCGGTTTCGGTGGTTTCACGCACCAAGGAGGAAGTTACTAGAGAACCGTGCATTGCGGAGAACAATGAACCGCCGAATACACCAGCTACACCCAACATATGGAAGGGGTGCATCAAGATGTTGTGTTCTGCTTGGAACACGATCATGAAGTTGAATGTACCGGAGATACCCAAGGGCATACCATCGGAGAATGAACCTTGACCGATTGGGTAGATCAAGAATACTGCGGTTGCAGATGCCAAAGGTGCAGAGTATGCTACGCAGATCCAGGGGCGCATTCCTAAGCGGTAGGATAGTTCCCACTGACGACCTAGGTAACAAGCACATCCGATCAAGAAGTGGAAAATTACCAATTGGTAAGGACCACCGTTGTACAACCACTCATCTAAGGAAGCTGCTTCCCAGATTGGGTAGAAGTGTAAGCCAATGGCGTTGGAGGAAGGAACAACTGCACCAGAGATGATGTTGTTTCCGTAGATTAATGAACCTGCTACTGGTTCACGGATGCCATCGATGTCTACTGGAGGTGCAGCGATGAAGGCAATGATGAAACAGGTGGTTGCGGCTAGCAAGGTGGGGATCATCAATACGCCGAACCAACCGATATAAATCCGGTTTTCGGTGCTGGTGATCCACTCGCAGAACCGCTCCCATACATTCGCGCTTTGACGCTGTTGTAAGGTTGTGGTCATTTTTTTATGATTGCTTTGGTTTTTATGATTGAGGTAAGTATTTTTCCCTACCTGTTTACTACCTTAGACGGAAGATGGAGTTTTGTAAAGGTAATTTAATTAAATATTACTTATTGAAATTATTTGCTTTACTTATCAATCCCGTCAGTGGACGGGATTAATTAGTTTAAATCAACCAGGAGGCCATGCCATTTGCCTTCCGCCTAGGATGTGCAGATGTAGGTGGTAAACGGTTTGACCGCCATCATTACCAGTATTGATAACGACACGATAGCCGTCTGTTAGTCCCACTTCTTCAGCCACACGCTTGGCAGTTAACAAAAGATGCCCTAAGAGCGCATGATCTTCAGGTGTAGCATCAGCTAATTTGGGAATCGGTTTTTTAGGAATCAGCAGAATGTGTACAGGTGCTTGGGGATTAACATCTTTGAAGGCCAGGGCTAAGTCATCTTCATAAACGATGTTGGCGGGGATTTCCCGACGGATGATTTTGCTGAAAATTGTCTCTGTGGTTTCACTCATGCGTTTCTAATTATTCATCTGCTAGAGATTCTAAAGGTTTACTGTTTATAGAAGAAATATTTAACCAATGCTTGCTAGAGTCTGGAGTGCGTCAATTGTCGGCATCGATGCTGTGAAAGTCGGCGTAGAAGTGGATGTTTCAGGGGGTTTACCAGGAATTGTGATTTTGGGGCTACCAGATTCAGCAGTTCAGGAATCGAAGGAGAGAGTCAAAGCCACTTTGAAAAATGCCGGGTTTGCGTTTCCGATGCGAAAAATTGTGATTAACTTAACGCCAGCCGATTTACGCAAGGAAGGCCCCTGTTTTGATTTGCCTATTAGTGTGGGTATTTTGGCGGCTTCTGAGCAAGTTAGCGCGGATTTGTTGGGAGATTATATTTTTTTGGGCGAAGTGTCATTAGATGGCAGCCTGCGTCCGGTGGCTGGTGTTTTACCGATCGCAGCTACGGCTCAGAAAATGGGAATTGCAGGTTTAGTTGTGCCTGCTGATAATGCTCAAGAAGCATCGGTGGTACAAGGGTTAGATGTGTATGGCTGTAAGAATATCTCTGAGGTAGTTGATTTATTGAATCATCCAGGGAAGTACAAACCTGTAAAGTTAGATGAATCAAAAGAGTCACCACAGATAGCTCATGCTGTTGCAGATTTAAAGGATGTGAAAGGACAGGCTCATGCTCGTCGGGCTTTAGAAATTGCGGCGGCTGGGGGGCATAATTTAATTTTTGTGGGGCCGCCGGGGAGTGGCAAAACGATGTTAGCACGACGCTTACCGGGGATATTGCCCCCATTAAGCTTTGCGGAGGCTTTAGAAGTGACTCGGATTCACTCTGTTGCTGGGTTATTAAAGAATCGTGGCTCATTAGTACGCGATCGCCCTTTTCGTAGTCCCCACCACTCAGCATCAGGGCCATCTTTAGTTGGTGGTGGCGGGTTTCCGCGTCCTGGGGAAATTTCCTTATCTCATCGGGGTATCTTGTTTTTGGATGAATTGACAGAATTTAAACGAGATGTCTTAGAATTTCTCCGTCAGCCTTTAGAAGATGGTTTTGTGACGATTTCCCGCACCAGACAATCAGTTACATTTCCCGCACAATTTACTTTAGTCGCCAGTACAAATCCCTGTCCTTGTGGTTACTATGGCGATACTATTCAGCAATGTACCTGCTCACCAAGACAACGAGAACATTATTGGGCAAAACTTTCTGGCCCCTTGATGGATCGGATTGATTTACAAGTGGCGGTGAATCGCTTGAAACCAGAAGAAATTACCCAACAACCGACAGGAGAAGGTTCGATGTCTGTACTGGCTAGGGTAAAACAAGCACGCGATCGCGCCACTATTCGTTTCCAAGAAGAATCAAATCTGCGGTGCAATGCCCAAATGCAAAGCCGACACCTCCAGAAATGGTGCAAACTAGATGATGCTAGCCGGAATTTATTAGAAGCCGCAATTAAAAAATTAGGTTTATCAGCTAGGGCTAGCGATCGCATTCTCAAAGTCGCCCGCACAATCGCAGATTTAGCGGGCGATGAAGAACTCAAAGCTAATCATGTGGCTGAAGCCATCCAATACCGCACTATAGATAGAATGCAGTAGGAAGGTGACAGGTGACAGGTGACAGGTGACAGGTGACAGGTGACAGGTGATAGGTGATAGGTGACAGGTGATAGGTGACAGGTGACAGGTGACAGAGGAGCAGAGGAGAGGAAATCCCCAATGCCCAACTCATTACTCAGCACTCAGTACTCATTACTCATTACTCATTACTCATTACTCATTACTCATTACTCATTACTCAGCACTCAGCACTCATTACTCTTTGGGTTTGTATATCGAAGCAACGTGTAGTTCTTTTAACTGCTTGACATCTACGCCAGAAGGTGCATCTGTTAGCAAACAACGAGCTTGTTGTGTCTTCGGAAAAGCAATAACATCCCGAATAGATTCTTCCCCAGCAAGTAACATCACCAACCGATCTAAACCATAGGCGATGCCACCATGCGGCGGTGTACCATATTCAAAGGCTTCCAAGAGAAACCCAAATTTATTTTGTGCTTCTTCGGGAGACAAACCAATGGCTTCAAACACCTGTTCTTGAATGTCTCGTTGATAAATCCGCCGACTACCACCGCCAACTTCAAAGCCGTTGAATACTAAATCATAAGCTTGGGCGCGGGCGGTTTTTAAGTCATGCAAATCTTCGGGATGGGGGGCTGTAAATGGGTGGTGTAATGCTTCGAGGCGTTTTTCGTTTGCATTCCACTCAAACATCGGGAAATCTACAATCCACAGGAAGTTAATTTTTTCGGGATCGATTAAGTTAAATTCCTTGGCGACAACTTGACGTAATCTATCTAAGGTTTTATTGACAGTAGGTGCATCACCTGCACCAAACAATAATAAATGTCCTGGTTTTGCACCTGTACGCTGTAAGATTTCCTGTTTTTGCTCTTCTGAGAGGTTGTCTTTGATTGCGCCAATGGTGTCAATTTCGCCGTTGTCTCTCACCCGGATGTAAGCTAAACCTTTAGCACCGGCTTCGCTGGCTTCTTTGAATAAATCTCCACCTGGTTTGATGCGGACATTAGAAATTTGGTCGTTACCGTTGGGGATGGGGAGAATTTTGACGATACCACCATTGGCTACAGCATCCCGAAAGACTTTAAAACCGGAGTCTTTCATCACATCGGAAACGTTGACTAATTCCAAACCGTAGCGGGTATCTGGTTTATCACTACCGTAACGTTCCATTGCGTCAGCGTAGGTGAGACGGGGGAAGGGTGTATGTAATTCAATCCCTTTAACGATTTTGAAGATATAACTAACTAACTTTTCGTTAAGTTCGATAATTTCTTCTTGGGACATGAAACTCATTTCCATGTCCAACTGGGTAAATTCTGGTTGTCTGTCGGCGCGTAAGTCTTCATCGCGGAAGCAACGGGCAATTTGATAGTATCTATCCATTCCCGATACCATCAATATTTGTTTAAATAATTGTGGTGATTGGGGTAAGGC from Nostoc sp. UHCC 0870 includes these protein-coding regions:
- the aspS gene encoding aspartate--tRNA ligase: MRTHYCGELRKEHIGATVTLYGWVDRRRDHGGVIFLDLRDRSGTVQIVSDPQRTPDSYEQANSLRNEYVVEITGRVTQRPEESLNTRIPTGEVEIYADKIALLNGVRKQLPFQVSSADTENVREDLRLKYRYLDLRRDRMARNMQLRHQVVKAMRRYLEDIEGFIEVETPILTRSTPEGARDYILPSRVNEGEWFALPQSPQLFKQILMVSGMDRYYQIARCFRDEDLRADRQPEFTQLDMEMSFMSQEEIIELNEKLVSYIFKIVKGIELHTPFPRLTYADAMERYGSDKPDTRYGLELVNVSDVMKDSGFKVFRDAVANGGIVKILPIPNGNDQISNVRIKPGGDLFKEASEAGAKGLAYIRVRDNGEIDTIGAIKDNLSEEQKQEILQRTGAKPGHLLLFGAGDAPTVNKTLDRLRQVVAKEFNLIDPEKINFLWIVDFPMFEWNANEKRLEALHHPFTAPHPEDLHDLKTARAQAYDLVFNGFEVGGGSRRIYQRDIQEQVFEAIGLSPEEAQNKFGFLLEAFEYGTPPHGGIAYGLDRLVMLLAGEESIRDVIAFPKTQQARCLLTDAPSGVDVKQLKELHVASIYKPKE
- a CDS encoding DUF6679 family protein, which produces MKSILESYLDQEIWILIRDKWYFAKIIRVSDDLLWFQHRTHNKETEEDTLWEMVVKISEVIAMDRVISVVSRKPDVFISQLIETDQPTNNHQKEHEN
- a CDS encoding histidine triad nucleotide-binding protein; amino-acid sequence: MSETTETIFSKIIRREIPANIVYEDDLALAFKDVNPQAPVHILLIPKKPIPKLADATPEDHALLGHLLLTAKRVAEEVGLTDGYRVVINTGNDGGQTVYHLHLHILGGRQMAWPPG
- the psbA gene encoding photosystem II q(b) protein, translated to MTTTLQQRQSANVWERFCEWITSTENRIYIGWFGVLMIPTLLAATTCFIIAFIAAPPVDIDGIREPVAGSLIYGNNIISGAVVPSSNAIGLHFYPIWEAASLDEWLYNGGPYQLVIFHFLIGCACYLGRQWELSYRLGMRPWICVAYSAPLASATAVFLIYPIGQGSFSDGMPLGISGTFNFMIVFQAEHNILMHPFHMLGVAGVFGGSLFSAMHGSLVTSSLVRETTETESQNYGYKFGQEEETYNIVAAHGYFGRLIFQYASFNNSRSLHFFLAAWPVVGIWFTALGISTMAFNLNGFNFNQSIIDSQGRVIATWADVINRANLGMEVMHERNAHNFPLDLAAGEVAPVAISAPAING
- a CDS encoding YifB family Mg chelatase-like AAA ATPase; translated protein: MLARVWSASIVGIDAVKVGVEVDVSGGLPGIVILGLPDSAVQESKERVKATLKNAGFAFPMRKIVINLTPADLRKEGPCFDLPISVGILAASEQVSADLLGDYIFLGEVSLDGSLRPVAGVLPIAATAQKMGIAGLVVPADNAQEASVVQGLDVYGCKNISEVVDLLNHPGKYKPVKLDESKESPQIAHAVADLKDVKGQAHARRALEIAAAGGHNLIFVGPPGSGKTMLARRLPGILPPLSFAEALEVTRIHSVAGLLKNRGSLVRDRPFRSPHHSASGPSLVGGGGFPRPGEISLSHRGILFLDELTEFKRDVLEFLRQPLEDGFVTISRTRQSVTFPAQFTLVASTNPCPCGYYGDTIQQCTCSPRQREHYWAKLSGPLMDRIDLQVAVNRLKPEEITQQPTGEGSMSVLARVKQARDRATIRFQEESNLRCNAQMQSRHLQKWCKLDDASRNLLEAAIKKLGLSARASDRILKVARTIADLAGDEELKANHVAEAIQYRTIDRMQ